Part of the Deltaproteobacteria bacterium CG2_30_66_27 genome, GTCCCGAAGACGGGCCCCGAGAAGAGGCTCAGGAACCCGACCACCATCCAGAAATTGCCCGCCAGGCTCTCCGAGAATCCCCGTTCCCGGACCAGGGTCGTGACGATGAAGGTGGCGTAGATCACGTAGGTGTACCCGAACAGGAAATAGATCGCACCGAGATAGTAGATGATCCCCTTCCGGTAGATGTTCACCTCGGGGACCGAGGGGCCCGGGCCGGCCGGGGCCGTCGTTTCGTCGGCGCCGACGGGGGCGAGACCCTTCTCTTCGGGGCCGTCCCGAAGCAGGCCGTAGGCGACGAAGGCGATCAGTATCACGAGGCCGGCGAGGAGGAGCCAACTGGTCCGCCACCCCTCGGGGCCGATCCACCGGTTGAGGAACGGAATCAGGCGGCCGGAAAGCATGATGGCGAAGCCGGATCCGATCACGATGAAGCCGGCGGCGCGACCCCGCCTGGCGCTCGAAAACCAGGCGGCGACCAGGCCCATCACCGGGACGTTGGTGGCGCCGCTCCCGATGCCGGTGATCATGTAGAGGAGGAGGACCGACAGGAAGCCGGTCGCCCTGCTCACCAGCGCCATCGAGATGCCGACCGTGAGCAGTGCGAGAAAGATGAGCCGGCGCGAACCGATCCGGCCCGCCCAGTGGGCGCTCACGAGAACCGAGGCGAGGTACCCGAGGAAATTCGCCGTGCTGATGAACCCCATCTGGGAGTACGAAAGGTGAAGCGTCGCGGCCATCGAGGGGAGGAGCATCCCGAGGGCGAAGCGGCCGAAACCGATGCAGGCGAGGATGCAGAGCATCCCCGCGAAGACGATCATCCAGCCGTAATGGAACGTTGGCTTGCCCGGGAGGGAATTTCGCATGGGGGGAAATATAACATGGTATTCGGGAGACGCCCGAATTAAGATACAA contains:
- a CDS encoding MFS transporter, with the protein product MRNSLPGKPTFHYGWMIVFAGMLCILACIGFGRFALGMLLPSMAATLHLSYSQMGFISTANFLGYLASVLVSAHWAGRIGSRRLIFLALLTVGISMALVSRATGFLSVLLLYMITGIGSGATNVPVMGLVAAWFSSARRGRAAGFIVIGSGFAIMLSGRLIPFLNRWIGPEGWRTSWLLLAGLVILIAFVAYGLLRDGPEEKGLAPVGADETTAPAGPGPSVPEVNIYRKGIIYYLGAIYFLFGYTYVIYATFIVTTLVRERGFSESLAGNFWMVVGFLSLFSGPVFGTLSDRIGRKAGLMIVFSLQAVSYLLIATKLPGISLYLSIAFFGIVAWSIPSIMAAAIGDSVGPKKAAAAIGFVTFIFGFGQISGPAVAGVLAERTGSFSSSFYMAAAFAGIAIVLSGFLRKPQTA